The DNA segment TCTAAAATATTGATACAAAAATTTTGCGTAGTCTTCTCCCGTATTAATATTGAGAAAACCTGCAGATGAGCTTTCAAAATCTTCTGTGAGCTTTTTTACTTTTTGTTTTTGCTCTTCTGCGAAGCTGTACCTCCATCGAGCGCTTGAAGTATTTGCCCAAATTTGCTTGCCTGTTTCGGCGTCTGTGAACAGAGCATATCCAACGTCAGGAATCTCATTATCTTTCTGGTCAAAAACTCTTAATCCTAATAATTGATGTTTTCTGGAAGCTACTCTTAGCATTTTCAAATCGTATTTATCTTCAAAATCAGAAAACATAAAGACGAGCGATTTTTTTTTGAATACCGTCATCATATATTCTAATGCTTTCTCAATTTTGGTTTCGGCCTGTACATAATCAGCTGTTAAGATCGTGCTGATAATGGCTAATATATGTTTTCTGCCTTTTTGTGGTGGAATGACTTTGTACACTTTATCGGCGAATAAAATAAGGCCCACTTTATCATTATTTCCCGCCGCAGAGAATCCAACACTTGCTGCAATTTCTGCTACGAATTCTCTTTTTAACTGGGTTTGTGTTCCATAATCCATAGATGCGGAAATATCAACCAGCAACATCATGGTGAGTTCCCGCTCTTCTTCCATCACCTTCACAAATGGTTCCCGGAATCGCGCTGTTTTGTTCCAGTCAATTCTTCGGATCTCATCACCAAATTGATAGGGGCGGACTTCTGAGAACGTCATACCCTGACCTTTGAATGCGCTGTGATATTGTCCCATCAATGTTTCTTCGGACTTTTTCTTAGTCCGAATCTCAATCTGTTTTACTTTTTTGACAATGTCTTTAATCTGCACCGTGGGAATCTTATCGTTAAATTTAGTAGTTAAACTAAATCTCTTTAATTAAAATATGGAATTTCTGATTTCTTCTTAAAATTAAGGAGCTTCAATTTTAGTAAGAATTTTTTCAATAATATCATCAGTACTAATTTCTTCTGCTTCTGCTTCAAAACTTAATCCTATGCGGTGACGCAATACATCTTTCGCAATATCTTTTACATCTTCGGGAATTACAAATGCCCGGTTTTTCAAAAATGCTAAAGCTCTGGCTGCGATTGATAAGTTAATTGAAGCTCTTGGTGAAGCTCCAAAACTGATATAATTTTTTAATTCTGAAAGGCCATACTTCTCTGGAAAACGGGTGGCGAAAACCATATCAAGAATATATTTTTCGATTTTCTCATCCAGATAGATTTGATTAACCAATTTCTTTGCCTCTGTAACATGCTCTAACGTAATCACGGGTCTAATCTCAGGTTGGTGCTCTGTAGCCACCATTTTCATGATTTTTCGCTCATCTTCAAAATCGGGATAGGTGATCGTACACTTCAGCATAAACCGATCGCTCTGCGCTTCCGGCAATAAATAGGTTCCTTCTTGATCAATCGGATTCTGAGTTGCCAATACTAAAAATGGTTTTGGCAAAGGCATCGTCTCATCCCCAATCGTAACTTGCTTTTCCTGCATCGCTTCTAATAGAGCCGATTGTACTTTGGAAGGCGCTCTGTTAATCTCATCCGCTAAAACGAAATTTGCGAAAATGGGTCCTTTTTTGATAGAGAAATCATTGTCTTTGATGCTGTAGATCATGGTACCAACAACATCAGCTGGTAATAGATCGGGGGTGAATTGGATTCTTGAAAATTCTCCATCAACCGCATCTGCCAATGTTTTAATTGCCAGTGTTTTTGCTAGTCCAGGTACTCCTTCCAGTAATACATGACCATTGCCCAGAAGACCGACTAGTAAACGGTCTACCATATATTCCTGTCCAATGATTGCTTTGTTGATTTCCTGTTTTAGAAGGGTGAAAAAATAGTTTTGTTCTCTTACTCTCTCTGTTAGTTGTCTAATATCTTCAGCTTGATGAATTTCTGACATAATTTGTTTAGCATTTAAAGTGTAAATTTCTAATAAATACGCTCACCAATCAACACAATGGATGCCAATACTACGTTAAAGTTTGTTAAAAATTATGAGTAACCGAGACCATTGGTTGAAAAGTGTACCTTTTACCCTCGAAATTTCAGTGCCTCTTATTTAATTTTA comes from the Chryseobacterium sp. SNU WT5 genome and includes:
- a CDS encoding DUF58 domain-containing protein codes for the protein MQIKDIVKKVKQIEIRTKKKSEETLMGQYHSAFKGQGMTFSEVRPYQFGDEIRRIDWNKTARFREPFVKVMEEERELTMMLLVDISASMDYGTQTQLKREFVAEIAASVGFSAAGNNDKVGLILFADKVYKVIPPQKGRKHILAIISTILTADYVQAETKIEKALEYMMTVFKKKSLVFMFSDFEDKYDLKMLRVASRKHQLLGLRVFDQKDNEIPDVGYALFTDAETGKQIWANTSSARWRYSFAEEQKQKVKKLTEDFESSSAGFLNINTGEDYAKFLYQYFRKR
- a CDS encoding AAA family ATPase codes for the protein MSEIHQAEDIRQLTERVREQNYFFTLLKQEINKAIIGQEYMVDRLLVGLLGNGHVLLEGVPGLAKTLAIKTLADAVDGEFSRIQFTPDLLPADVVGTMIYSIKDNDFSIKKGPIFANFVLADEINRAPSKVQSALLEAMQEKQVTIGDETMPLPKPFLVLATQNPIDQEGTYLLPEAQSDRFMLKCTITYPDFEDERKIMKMVATEHQPEIRPVITLEHVTEAKKLVNQIYLDEKIEKYILDMVFATRFPEKYGLSELKNYISFGASPRASINLSIAARALAFLKNRAFVIPEDVKDIAKDVLRHRIGLSFEAEAEEISTDDIIEKILTKIEAP